The following coding sequences lie in one Bacteroidota bacterium genomic window:
- a CDS encoding cytochrome c — translation MKKLVIVLAGIFALGLLAFTMPQEQKKGEPWKIPAEYKNKKNPYTVDADLLKIGKDVYAKHCRSCHGNIGKGDGPKARNLKTHPGDFSDAKWQGSVTDGELYYMSIIGRDEMPNYETKITDEEERWAVVAYVRSLKK, via the coding sequence ATGAAAAAACTCGTGATTGTATTGGCAGGGATTTTTGCACTCGGCCTGCTCGCATTTACTATGCCTCAGGAACAGAAAAAAGGCGAACCCTGGAAGATTCCGGCAGAGTACAAAAACAAGAAAAACCCGTACACCGTGGATGCAGACTTACTTAAGATCGGCAAGGACGTGTATGCCAAGCACTGCCGTTCGTGCCACGGCAATATAGGTAAAGGCGATGGCCCCAAAGCCCGTAACCTGAAAACACATCCCGGCGATTTTTCGGATGCTAAATGGCAAGGATCGGTTACCGATGGCGAATTATATTACATGTCGATCATCGGGCGGGACGAGATGCCAAACTACGAAACCAAGATAACCGACGAGGAAGAGCGCTGGGCTGTGGTGGCCTATGTGCGCAGCCTCAAGAAATAA
- a CDS encoding cytochrome c3 family protein, translating to MTKPTAWLGIILILGFSPLFAQLTVDMDAEPAGLADNQTCFDCHGKRIYAYENPVTGRIERKAMNPNFVFDQEAFYQGVHRHFRCTDCHSPDYETFPHKAELRFEPMYSCLDCHGGDPTYAHFHFDEIGVEFEKSVHFERQPERFNCWSCHNPHSYKAMTRSGFRITEIVQYHNNMCASCHNNTDRFQTVSDSLKRPLDQIHAFLPNFNLHFNAVRCIECHTATEDTMWVAHNILPKELAVKRCVECHSANSLLMSSLYKYQNIESRRSRGTLNAIILNEAYVIGANRNIYLNIISIVLFGMTLLGVLVHIIFRIKKP from the coding sequence ATGACAAAACCAACTGCCTGGCTGGGCATAATTCTGATACTCGGCTTCAGTCCACTCTTTGCACAGCTTACCGTGGATATGGATGCCGAGCCGGCCGGATTGGCCGATAACCAAACCTGCTTCGACTGCCACGGGAAAAGGATTTATGCCTATGAGAACCCCGTAACCGGCCGCATCGAGCGCAAAGCCATGAACCCCAATTTTGTGTTCGATCAGGAGGCATTTTATCAGGGGGTACACCGTCATTTTCGCTGCACCGACTGTCATTCGCCTGATTACGAGACCTTTCCGCACAAGGCTGAGCTCAGGTTCGAGCCTATGTACAGTTGCCTCGACTGCCACGGGGGCGATCCCACCTACGCTCATTTTCACTTTGACGAAATTGGCGTGGAGTTTGAGAAAAGTGTGCATTTTGAGCGGCAACCCGAACGTTTTAATTGCTGGAGCTGCCATAATCCCCACAGCTACAAGGCAATGACCAGAAGCGGATTCAGGATCACCGAAATAGTGCAGTATCACAACAATATGTGTGCCAGCTGCCACAACAATACCGACCGCTTTCAAACGGTGAGCGACAGCCTGAAGCGCCCGCTCGACCAGATCCATGCCTTTTTACCCAACTTCAACCTGCATTTTAATGCCGTTCGTTGCATCGAATGCCATACTGCTACAGAAGACACCATGTGGGTGGCGCACAACATCCTGCCTAAAGAACTTGCCGTGAAACGCTGCGTGGAATGCCATTCGGCCAACTCCCTGCTGATGTCATCACTTTACAAATACCAGAATATCGAATCGCGCCGCAGCCGTGGTACCCTCAATGCCATTATCCTCAACGAGGCTTATGTGATTGGGGCCAACCGCAATATCTACCTCAACATCATCAGCATCGTACTTTTCGGGATGACCCTGCTTGGCGTTCTGGTTCACATCATTTTCCGCATTAAAAAACCCTGA